CCAACCGTAAGGGAAATACTCAGTGCGATCGCCCAGGCGGAGCAGTTAGCAGATTATTCAATTAAAACCGCTGAATTTGAATTAACGATCGTTGGGACATTACTAATCGGCGATGCCAGACAAACGATTCCGCATTTGAGCAAAACATATCAACCGCAAAAGCATTGGGCAGATGCGATTTTTTTAGACCCATTTTCACCGCCAAAATGCCCGCAACTTTGGACAGTGGAATTTTTACAGCGCTTGGCAAACTGTCTGGCGATCGATGGTTACCTGGCCACCTATTCCTGTGCAGCGGCAGTGCGATCGGCGCTTTTGCAAACGGGCTTAAAAATTGGCTCCACCAGGCCAGTGGGGCGTAAATCCCCAGGCACGATCGCCACTCATGCCAACAATCCGCAAAGGTTTGCAGCCTTGACTACCCTGAATCAATTAGAGCAAGGGATTTTACAAACCAGAGCCAGCATTCCCTACCGCGATCCTGGTTTAAGCGATCGCCCAGAGCAAATTATCACCCGTCGGCAACGGTCACAGCAAAACAGTGAACTAGAGACCAGCTCCAGTTGGAAACGCCGCCACCCATTTGATCGCTAAAACATCCCACCGAAAAGCATGGGATACCAATGAGATCAAAAATCTTAAGGCTTCACAAAGCCAATCTAAAATCTTAGACCCAGATTCCCTTAGCTTTGCGCCGCATCATTATTAGATGACTCACGCGGGTAGGCCACATCTACAAACCCCAATTCAAATAGCTGCTGATAGGCTTGCTGTCCCAATTCACGGGTGGGATTTTGGCTGCGAATTAACTGCACCAAGAGTGGAATCGCTAATTCGGGTTGATTATTAGCCCGGTAAGCGATCGCCAATTGATAGGTTGCCTGGTCGCGCAATTGAGCGGTTTCCAGCGCCCTGATCCGATGACTATCAGAGACGCGATTGTCGATCCCCGCAAAGCTGTTATTCAGGTCTAGATAAAAATTAGACAACTGGTTATATACCTGACGGGCATCCTGGAGCTTGGCGATTGCCTGGGTGTAGTTTTGTTGATTGACCGCGGCCATTGCCTCTTCCATCAGTCTGGCACCGCCAGCAATACTAAATACGCTATTGTTGAGCGAATTTGGTCGGGGCGTAGAAGTCTCTACAAAATCTTCGATCGTACCAGGTTCAACTGGGGTTGGTTGGCTTGGTTGTTCTGGTTGTTCTGGTTGTTCTTGGGCACTGACTCGTCCCACCAAAGCAGGAGCAGCCCCCATGAGCGAAGCGATCAATAGCAAGGAGCCGCATAACCGCAGGTTAGGAAAGCTGATGCGAGAGTGTGGTGTAGTTTTAGAAGTGAACATAAGATTTAGATGAAACAAAACAAGCCAAGTTAGAAGTTAATTATGCAGACCAGCTAGGTCAATAAAGCTTTTACAAAAGCCTAAGCGAGGAATGGGGAAATTTGGATTTTAGCCGCAGACTTGCCATTCAAGCAATAAATACAAGCAATGAAGAATATTAGTGCAAATCTAACTATCTAACCAATTATCTATCAATATTTATATTTATTTTAAAGAGCCTAAACAATGCCAGCGATGCCGTAACTTACGCTTGACTAAAACCCAATCAAGCCTAACCTATGCATTTCAACCTGGCCTACCAACTGAAAGCCAATGGAAATACAAAAGATATATTTACTGATTAAGCGATCGCTAGTTTTAGCCACATGCAGGTAATAGTATCATCGACCACCAGCGATTGGATCTGATGGATCTGAGAAATTGCACCTCTGCATCTTCATAATAGGTCTTTTATGGATTTGTCAACTTAAGTTGCTCATAATTAAGAAAATGTGACACGCAGCATGTTATGCTGATCCACGGTCAAGCTTAGAGCATATCTAAACTTTAGACCAAAAGCCAAGGCTCCAAATCCGCGTTATTCATTCAGCTCCAGAATGAAAATATTACCAGCCAAGAAAAAAGAATATGCCAGTGTAGTTGCAGAGAGTTCACAATCCTTTGTAGACTCTTCTATGGATGATTACGCTCAACTCAAGTTCAAGTTGCTTGTACTCACCATTGCCATATCTGGATTGGTTTGCGTAGGTGTTTGGCTTGCCTATGGCATGAACATAGCCCTGAACTATGGTTTAGGTGCCTGTGTGGGATTGGTTTATTTGCGGATGTTGGCTCGTAGCGTTGATGGATTAGGATTGCAACAGCGGAGTGTAGGAGCAAATCGGTTAGGGGTTTTTGTAATCCTGATGCTGGTAACAACTCGCTGGGAGTATTTGCAAATCTTGCCTGTATTTATGGGCTTTGTGACCTATAAGGCGGCAATCCTGGTATATACGGTTCAAGATATTGCCGGTGCTCGCAATGCATAAAGTGGCCAGCGCGATCGCACTTTAGCTTTAATTCTTGCGCTAATTAGTTTGGATTAAGTTAAAGAACTAGTTTGGCTATGACTAAAAAGGTTTTGGCCTAGCTGCTAAGGGTTTGCCTCAATCTGCTCCGGTATTAACGAATAATCTAGTATTACCGAATAATACCGATAATACCGATAATACCGAGGTAAATAATACGGCAAATTATGGCACGGCAATTGATCGACTTGAAGATTCTTAATTAGATCTTAATCAAGTCAACTCTATGGCTAGTTTGCTTTCCTGCCGAACAATTGCCAAATCCAGGCCGCGTCACTCGATCGCTTATCCCAAAATAAATAAATTTAATCCATCGAACCGATTAAACATTGCTTAAACCCAAAACTAAGCTGTTAGGTAATTTGTTAGGTAATTTATTGAATAATTTATCTGACCATTTAAAAGTCAAATAAAAGTCAAAGGCTGTTAAAGCACCAAACTATGATAAGTAACTTGATAGCGCACTCGCACCTTACAGATTTTGCCGCCCTAGAGGTAGGCAAGCATCTGTATTGGAGTGTCGGCAACCTGGAACTTCATGCCCAAATCCTGATTGTTAGTTGGATTGTGATGGGTGTTTTGGCGATCGCCACTTTTCTGGCGACCCGCAACATTCAACGCGTTCCTGGCGGTTTCCAGAACTTCATGGAATATGCGCTGGAGTTTGTACAGGACATTGCCAAGAATCAAATTGGCGAAAAAGAATATCGCCCCTGGGTGCCATTTGTGGGTACTTTCTTCCTGTTCATTTTTGTGTGTAATTGGCTTGGTGCCTTGGTGCCCTGGAAGCTAGTTGAGCTGCCTTCCGGTGAGCTGGCCGCACCCACCAGTGACATTAACACCACTGTGGCGCTGGCCTTGCTGGTATCAGTGTTGTATTTCTGGGCTGGCATTAGTGCTAGAGGACTTGGCTATTTCAAACGATATATTGAACCAACGCCAATTCTGTTGCCGATTAACATTTTAGAAGATTTCACCAAACCCCTCTCGCTCAGCTTCCGACTCTTCGGGAATATCTTGGCAGATGAGCTGGTGGTGGGTGTATTGGTGCTGCTAGTGCCTTTGTTTGTACCTCTGCCCGTGATGGCGCTGGGTTTATTTACCAGTGCGATCCAGGCTCTGATTTTTGCAACCCTGGCGGCTGCATATATCGGTGAGGCGATCGAAGGGCACGGCGAAGAAGAGCATGAGCACGGATAGTCGATCGCGCTTATTTTTCCCATCTATGGGCTGGAATGCCACGCGATCGCACAAGTTCTCAGTAGTCGGTTTAGGGAAGTAATTATTAAGTCTCCCTGGATGCGAAGTTGGATTAATTTGCCAATTGCATTGTGTTAAACGATTGATTTTTTAGGTTAAGAAAAGGAAAGGTAGTTATGGATCCATTAGTTACTGCTTCATCTGTTATCGCCGCTAGTATTGCCGTTGGCCTAGCTGCGGTTGGACCTGGTATTGGTCAAGGTATTGCTGCTAGTCGTGCAGTAGAAGGTATTGCCCGTCAACCAGAAGCAGAAGGTAAGATTCGCGGTACTTTGCTACTTAGCTTAGCCTTCATGGAAGCGCTGACCATCTATGGTTTGGTTGTTTCTCTAGTGCTGCTATTCGCAAACCCCTTCGCTGGTTAAGACTTGGTTAAGACTTTATTGTGTCTCTACCCAGGCAGACTATTGCGCCCTCTAGCGCATTTAGCTAAACCATTTACTTAAGCTAAATTCAGTTTTCCTTGGCTTCCCTTGGGCAGCGATCGAATCAAATAATGATTGGATCAAAAATGATTTAGTGGTGGCCTAGTTGAGCATAAGCGTCTGAGATCAAGTATCAAGATCGAATAATCGAATCTAAATCTACTCTGTTAGCTATGGTTTGCTTCAATGTTGCTGAGTAATTAGTAATTGCGATCGCGCATTTACATTGCGCATTTAAATTTAGTGCATTTACATTTGTATATTTACATCTGTGTATTTACATCTGTGTATTTACTCAAAGGCACTTGAAGCAACCGGCTACTGAGTCAGATCTAATAGTCAAATCAAAGTCAAATTAAGTTGAATTTAAAAACATCAAGCCTGAATTAGCTAATTACTATCTTTAGAATTATTTAGTTTAGTCACTTGCAGTTATTCCCATAAATCAAGCCCAGCCAATCGATTTGCTAGCTAACCACAGCTAAACTCTCATGACACATTGGATATTTTTAGTTGCAACCGAGTCGGCGGAAAAAGGTGGTCTATTTGATCTCAATGCCACTCTGCCCGTAATCGCGGCTCAATTTCTGATCTTGGTTGCTATTTTGAATCAAACATTTTTTAAACCCTTGACCAAGTCGATCGACGATCGTGGTGCCTATGTCCGCGACAACGTCAACGAAGCTAAGCAACGCTTGGAGAAAGCAGAAGAGCTGGCGATCGCCTATGAGCAAGAATTGGCAACGGCGCGGAAACAAACCCAGGAGATAATTGCTTCAGCTCAGGCCGAAGCGAACAAAATTCGCTCTGAGCAAATTTCGGCAGCAGTCGCAGAAGCCCAGACCAAGGCTAGTGCAGCTAGAGCCGAATTGGATCAGCAAAAGCAAGAGGCCGCTGCTTTGCTAGACAATGAGGTTAACGCCCTGAGTCGGCAAATCCTCGAAAAGCTGCTCGGAGATTTGGTAAACAGCTAGGTGGTCAATATCGCAACAGGAAGTCAAATTAATTATGTTTACTAGTTTGTTCTTGCTTGCCTCCGAAGCGGGCGAGGCGGAAGGATTTGGTATTAATACCAATATTTTTGAAACCAATATTATTAATATTGTGATCATTCTGGCATTTTTGATCTATGCCGGACGGGGCTTCATTGGCAATATTTTGTCGAGCCGCCTCCAGACGATCGAAAGTGCGATTAATGATGCCGAGAAGCGTAAGAAAGAGTCGATCGAGAAGCTTTCTGATCAACAGGAGAAGCTAGCTCAGGCACAAGCAGAGCGCGATCGCATCCTGGCTCAAGCTCAGTCTGATGCCAAAGCAGCCAGAGAAGCAATTCTCAAGGATATCGATGCTGAAATTGCCAAGTTGCAAGCGGCCGGCGAGCAGGAAATTGGCTCTGAGCAAGAGCGCATCATTTCCCAATTGCGCCAACAGGTTGTAGACAAAGCGATCGCCGATGCCAGTGCTTACTTTGAGCGGGGCTTGAGCGAGCATGTGCAGCAACAACTTGTCGATCGTAGTATTGACCTCATTTCAGCGGAATAGGAGCTTAGGTAACAATGAAATCATCAGTTAGCCAGTCTCTGGTAGAGCCATACGCTGAAGCCATCATGGAGATCGCCCAGTCGCAAAACCTGGTCGATGAATTTGGCGATAATATTGCCGGCATCCGTGCTGCTCTGAGTGAATCAGACGATCTGCGCAATTTCCTGGCTGTGCCGTTAGCAAAAGACGAAGCCAAAAAAGAAGTGATTCAACAAGTATTTGGCGATCAAGTTCATCCGATCATGCTCAACTTTATGTTGTTGATGGTGGACAAGCGCCGGATCATGTTCTTGGACGAAGTAGGTGTTGCCTTCCAAGGTTTGCTGCGGCAACTGCGACAAATTTCGCTGGCGGAAATCACCTCGGCGATCGAACTTAGCGAAGAACAAGCTGAGTCAATTAGAAATAAGGTCAAGGCCATGACCGGAGCCCAAAGCGTAGAACTGGAAGTATCAGTCAAGCCAGAATTAATTGGTGGGGTGATTATTAAGGTTGGGTCGCAAATTGTTGATGCCAGCATCAGAGGCCAATTGCGTCGCCTGAGCAATCGATTGGTTGGCAGTGTGTCCTAGACCTTAATTAATTAAGTTTCTCGTTTCCCCACTCACTATTTCCTATTTCGTCCTATTTTGTCAGCATTATGGCAAGCGTAGTAAGAGTACAAGTAAATTAGCAGGAAAACAGCAATATGGTTAGTATTAGACCAGATGAAATCAGCAACATAATCAAACAGCAAATTGAGCAGTACAACCAGGAGATGCAGGTCTCCAATGTGGGTACGGTGCTGCAAGTCGGTGACGGCATTGCCCGCATCTATGGCTTGGATAATGCCATGGCCGGTGAGCTACTAGAATTTGAAGATGGCACCGTCGGTATTGCCCTGAACCTAGAAGAAGACAATGTTGGTGCGGTGTTGATGGGCGAAGGCCGTGGTATTTCCGAAGGTAGCTCGGTAAAATCCACCGGTAAAATTGCCCAAGTCCCCGTTGGCGAAGCTTTTATTGGCCGCGTGGTCGATTCCTTGGCACGGCCGATCGATGGTAAGGGTGAGATCCACACGGGTGAATCCCGCCTGATTGAATCGGTTGCCCCTGGTATTATTGCCCGCCGCTCTGTGTATGAGCCGCTCCAAACTGGGATTACGGCGATCGATGCGATGATTCCGATCGGTCGGGGGCAGCGGGAGCTAATCATTGGTGACCGCCAAACCGGTAAAACCGCCGTGGCCGTTGATACGATCTTGAACCAGAAGGGTGAAGACTGTATTTGTGTATATGTGGCGATCGGCCAAAAGGCTTCAACCGTTGCCCAAGTGGTAGAAGTGTTCCGTCAGAATGGTGCATTTGACTACACGATCGTAGTTACCGCCAATGCTAATGACCCAGCCACCCTACAATATCTAGCCCCTTACACCGGTGCAGCTCTAGCCGAATACTTTATGTACAACGGCAAATCCACCCTGGTGGTCTATGATGACCTTTCCAAGCAAGCCCAGGCCTACCGTCAAATGTCGCTGTTGCTGCGTCGTCCTCCCGGTCGGGAAGCCTATCCTGGTGATGTGTTCTACTTACATTCCCGTTTACTAGAGCGGGCGGCCAAGCTGAGTGATGATCTCGGCGGTGGTTCCATGACTGCTCTACCTGTGATTGAAACCATGGCTGGCGACGTATCTGCCTATATTCCCACCAATGTAATTTCAATTACCGATGGTCAGATCTTCCTTTCCTCTGACCTGTTCAACTCCGGTTTACGCCCAGCGATCAACGCCGGGATCTCCGTGTCGCGGGTAGGATCGGCAGCCCAAATCAAGGGCATGAAGCAGGTGGCAGGTAAGCTGAAGCTGGAACTAGCCCAATATTCAGAACTAGAAGCATTTTCACAGTTTGCCTCTGATTTGGATAAAGCTACCCAAGCTCAATTGGCAAGGGGGCAAAGATTGCGTGAGGTGCTCAAACAGCCGCAATATTCACCACTGCCTGTCTATGAGCAAATTGCGATCATTTACGCAGCATTAAATGG
The sequence above is a segment of the Pseudanabaena sp. PCC 7367 genome. Coding sequences within it:
- a CDS encoding tRNA (5-methylaminomethyl-2-thiouridine)(34)-methyltransferase MnmD is translated as MSLNPDQNCNRLAQASSKEELAQKNLGATGIDRLTAQATADGSHTFFSAQFQEAFHSNHGAKQEAIAKFVQPCQIAAKVRNKVKTGQKLKILDVCYGLGYNTAAALETTIATLGEISEITQQEHNQPNLPKLTVEIFGLESNLAVPQTAIAQNLISIWSPTVREILSAIAQAEQLADYSIKTAEFELTIVGTLLIGDARQTIPHLSKTYQPQKHWADAIFLDPFSPPKCPQLWTVEFLQRLANCLAIDGYLATYSCAAAVRSALLQTGLKIGSTRPVGRKSPGTIATHANNPQRFAALTTLNQLEQGILQTRASIPYRDPGLSDRPEQIITRRQRSQQNSELETSSSWKRRHPFDR
- the atpB gene encoding F0F1 ATP synthase subunit A codes for the protein MISNLIAHSHLTDFAALEVGKHLYWSVGNLELHAQILIVSWIVMGVLAIATFLATRNIQRVPGGFQNFMEYALEFVQDIAKNQIGEKEYRPWVPFVGTFFLFIFVCNWLGALVPWKLVELPSGELAAPTSDINTTVALALLVSVLYFWAGISARGLGYFKRYIEPTPILLPINILEDFTKPLSLSFRLFGNILADELVVGVLVLLVPLFVPLPVMALGLFTSAIQALIFATLAAAYIGEAIEGHGEEEHEHG
- the atpE gene encoding ATP synthase F0 subunit C, with translation MDPLVTASSVIAASIAVGLAAVGPGIGQGIAASRAVEGIARQPEAEGKIRGTLLLSLAFMEALTIYGLVVSLVLLFANPFAG
- a CDS encoding F0F1 ATP synthase subunit B', translating into MTHWIFLVATESAEKGGLFDLNATLPVIAAQFLILVAILNQTFFKPLTKSIDDRGAYVRDNVNEAKQRLEKAEELAIAYEQELATARKQTQEIIASAQAEANKIRSEQISAAVAEAQTKASAARAELDQQKQEAAALLDNEVNALSRQILEKLLGDLVNS
- a CDS encoding F0F1 ATP synthase subunit B, with amino-acid sequence MFTSLFLLASEAGEAEGFGINTNIFETNIINIVIILAFLIYAGRGFIGNILSSRLQTIESAINDAEKRKKESIEKLSDQQEKLAQAQAERDRILAQAQSDAKAAREAILKDIDAEIAKLQAAGEQEIGSEQERIISQLRQQVVDKAIADASAYFERGLSEHVQQQLVDRSIDLISAE
- the atpH gene encoding ATP synthase F1 subunit delta, which translates into the protein MKSSVSQSLVEPYAEAIMEIAQSQNLVDEFGDNIAGIRAALSESDDLRNFLAVPLAKDEAKKEVIQQVFGDQVHPIMLNFMLLMVDKRRIMFLDEVGVAFQGLLRQLRQISLAEITSAIELSEEQAESIRNKVKAMTGAQSVELEVSVKPELIGGVIIKVGSQIVDASIRGQLRRLSNRLVGSVS
- the atpA gene encoding F0F1 ATP synthase subunit alpha is translated as MVSIRPDEISNIIKQQIEQYNQEMQVSNVGTVLQVGDGIARIYGLDNAMAGELLEFEDGTVGIALNLEEDNVGAVLMGEGRGISEGSSVKSTGKIAQVPVGEAFIGRVVDSLARPIDGKGEIHTGESRLIESVAPGIIARRSVYEPLQTGITAIDAMIPIGRGQRELIIGDRQTGKTAVAVDTILNQKGEDCICVYVAIGQKASTVAQVVEVFRQNGAFDYTIVVTANANDPATLQYLAPYTGAALAEYFMYNGKSTLVVYDDLSKQAQAYRQMSLLLRRPPGREAYPGDVFYLHSRLLERAAKLSDDLGGGSMTALPVIETMAGDVSAYIPTNVISITDGQIFLSSDLFNSGLRPAINAGISVSRVGSAAQIKGMKQVAGKLKLELAQYSELEAFSQFASDLDKATQAQLARGQRLREVLKQPQYSPLPVYEQIAIIYAALNGYVDDIAVNKVTEFMAGLRNYLNTSKPKFAEVIKAEKKLTPDAETMLKEAIAEYTQTFMATA